Within Ictalurus furcatus strain D&B chromosome 3, Billie_1.0, whole genome shotgun sequence, the genomic segment TGGTAGACTTATTTCAGGTCCTTTAACGTCTACATTCACATCGGAGAGCTCCACTGTGGCCTTTGCACCTTTAGTTCCAAACTTTGGGAAGTTGATTGAAGGCAATTTAAACTTTGTTGGAGAACCAAATTTTGACCGACCTTTTTGTTCTGCCTCTTCCATTGGTATTGTGACATCTGTAGTTGGTCTTTCAATGTTTATACTTCCTTCAGGCAAAGGCATATCAACATTTGGGAGACTCACATCACCTTCGGGAGACTTAACTTCTGATTTACTAAATCCAATTCTAGGAAATGAAAAGCCTGGTGTCTTCATTTTCACTTCAAGATCTTGAGAATCTACTTCTGGCAGgtcagcttttatttcagttGTTACTTTTTGCACTTCAACATCGGGTGGATGTATTTCTACTTTTGCCTTTGGTACAGAAATGTCAATCTCTGCCTTGTCTGAACTTACATCTATTTTGGGTCCCTTTATTTCAGGAACACTGATTCCAAATTTTGGCAATTTGAATTTACTCCCTTGTTCCTTAATTTGGATGTCCTGATCTTTCATATCCATACTGGgagatttcatttctttgtctgCATCAGGCCCTTTTATATCCACTGAGATTGGCTCAGCTGACAATTTTATCTCTGCATCTGGTAGACTTATTTCAGGTCCTTTAACGTCTACATTCACATCAGAGAGCTCCACTGTGGCCTTTGCACCTTTAGTTCCAAACTTTGGGAAGTTGATTGAAGGCAATTTAAACTTTGTTGGAGAACCAAATTTTGACCGACCTTTTTGTTCTGCCTCTTCCATTGGTACTGTGACATCTGTAGTTGGTCTTTCAATGTTTATACTTCCTTCAGGCAAAGGCACATCAACATTTGGGAGACTCACATCACCTTCAGGAGACTTAACTTCTGATTTACTAAATCCAATTCTAGGAAATGAAAAGCCTGGTGTCTTCATTTTCACTTCAAGATCTTGAGAATCTACTTCTGGCAGgtcagcttttatttcagttGTTACTTTTTGCACTTCAACATCGGGTGGATGTATTTCTACTTTTGCCTTTGGTACAGAAATGTCAATCTCTGCCTTGTCTGAACTTACATCTATTTTGGGTCCCTTTATTTCAGGAACACTGATTCCAAATTTTGGCAATTTGAATTTACTCCCTTGTTCCTTAATTTGGATGTCCTGATCTTTCATATCCATACTGGgagatttcatttctttgtcgGCATCAGGCCCTTTTATATCCACTGAGATTGGCTCAGCTGACAATTTTATCTCTGCATCTGGTAGACTTATTTCAGGTCCTTTAACGTCTACATTCACATCAGAGAGCTCCACTGTGGCCTTTGCACCTTTAGTTCCAAACTTTGGGAAGTTGATTGAAGGCAATTTAAACTTTGTTGGAGAACCAAATTTTGACCGACCTTTTTGTTCTGCCTCTTCCATTGGTATTGTGACATCTGTAGTTGGTCTTTCAATGTTTATACTTCCTTCAGGCAAAGGCACATCAACATTTGGGAGACTCAAATCACCTTCGGGAGACTTAACTTCTGATTTACTAAATCCAATTCTAGGAAATGAAAAGCCGGGTGTCTTCATTTTCACTTCAAGATCTTTAGAATCTACTTCTGGCAGgtcagcttttatttcagttGTTACTTTTTGCACTTCAACATCGGGTGGATGTATTTCTACTTTTGCCTTTGGTACAGAAATGTCAATCTTTGCCTTGTCTGAACTTACATCTATTTTGGGTCCCTTTATTTCAGGAACACTGATTCCAAATTTTGGCAATTTGAATGTGCTCCCTTGTTCCTTAATTTGGATGTCCTGATCTTTCATATCCATACTGGgagatttcatttctttgtcgGCATCAGGCCCTTTTATATCCACTGAGATTGGCTCAGCTGAGAATTTTATCTCTGCATCTGGTAGACTTATTTCAGGTCCTTTAACGTCTACATTCACATCAGAGACCTCTATTGTAGCCTTTGGACCTTTAGTTCCAAACTTTGGGAAGTTGATTGAAGGCATTTTAAACTTTGTTGGAGAACCAAACTTTGACGGACCTTTTTGTTCTGCCTCTTCCATTGGTATTGTGACATCTGTAGTTGGTCTTTCAATTTCTATACTTCCTTCAGGCAAAGCCACATCAACATTTGGGAGACTCACATCACCTTCAGGAGCCTTAACTTCTGATTTACTAAATCCAAGTCTAGGAAATGAAAAGCCTGGTGTCTTCATTTTCACTTCAAGATCTTTAGAATCTACTTCTGGCAGgtcagcttttatttcagcCGTTACACCTTCCACTTCGACATTGGCTGGATGCACTTCTACTTTTGCCTTTGGTACAGAAATGTCAATCTCTGCCTTGTCTGAACTTACATCTATTTTTGGTCCCTTTATTTCAGGAACATTGATTCCAAATTTTGGCAATTTGAATGTGCTCCCTTGTTCCTTAATTTGGATGTCCTGATCTTTCATATCCATACTGAgagatttcatttctttgtctgCATCAGGCCCTTTTATATCCACTGAGATTGGCTCAGCTGACAATTTTATCTCTGCATCTGGTAGACTTATTTCAGGTCCTTTAACGTCTACATTCACATCAGAGAGCTCCACTGCGGCCTTTGGACCTTTAGTTCCAAACTTTGGGAAGTTGATTGAAGGCATTTTAAACTTTgttggctcttttttttctgcctcttCCATTGGTATTCTGACATCTGTAGTTGGTCTTTCAATGTCTATACTTCCTTCAGGCAAAGACACATCAACATTTGGGAGACCCACATCACCTTCGAGAGCCTTAACTTCTGTTTTACTAAAGCCACATCTAGGAAATGAAAAGCCTGGTGTCTTCATTTTCACTTCAAGATCTTTAGAATCTACTTCTGGCAGgtcagcttttatttcagcTCTTAGACCTTGCAATTCAACATCAGGTGGATGAACTCCTACTTTTGCCTTTGGTACAGAAATGTCAATCTCTGCCTTGTCTGAACTTATATCTATTTTTGGCCCTTTTACGTCAGGAAGGCTGATTCCAAATTTTGGCAATTTGAATGTGCTCCCTTGTTCCTTAATTTGGATGTCCTGATCTTTCATTTCCATACTGAgagatttcatttctttgtctgCACCAGGCCCTTTTATATTCACTGAGAGGGGCTCAGATGACAATTTTATCTCTGCATCTGGTAGACTTATTTCAGGTCCTTTAACATCTACACCCACATCAGAGACCTCTAATGTACCTTTTGGGCCTTTGGCTCCAAATTTTGGGAAGGTAACTGATGGCAATTTAAACTTTAGTGGGTCTTTTTGTTCTCCATCTTCCAATGATATAGTAACATCAGTAGTTGGTCTTTCAATTTCTATACTTCCTTCATGCAAAGACAGATCAAAATTTGGGAGACTCACATCACCTTCAGAAGCCTTAACGTCTGATTTACTAAATCCAGTTGTAGGAAACGGAAAGCCTGGTGTCTTCATTTTCACTTCAAGATCTTTAGAATCTATTTCTGGCaggtcagtttttatttcagctctTAGACCTTGCAATTCAACATCAGGTGGATGAACTTCTACTTTTGCCTTTGGTACAGAAATGTCAATCTCTGCCTTGTCTGAACTTACATCTACTTTTGGTCCCTTTATTTCAGGAACACTGATTCCAAATTGTGGCAATTTGAATTTACCCACTTGTGCCTCATTTTGGATGTCCATATTAATAAATTCCATACTGacacatttcttttgtttgtctacATCAGGCTCTTTTATATCAACTAAAATCGGCTCAATTATCGGCTCAGCAGATAATTTTAACTCTGTATCGGGCAGACTTGTATCAGCTCGTTTAACGCCAACATGTACATCAGAGGTCTCCATTGCTGCCTTAGTAACTTTAGCTCCAAAACTTGGAAACTTGATTGAAGGGATTTTGAACCTTGTTGGAGAACCAAACTTTGTTGCATCCTTTTGTTTACCTTCTTTCACTGATATTGcaatatttgtgtttgtatcCTCCATGACTGTTTGTGCCTCTGGTAAAGACATATCAACATTTGTGCGACTAACATCAGCTGCTGGGGCTGTATGTTCTGATTTAGATATCCCAAACCTGGGGAATGAAAACCCTGGCCTTTTAATTTTCACTTCAGTTATTTCAGAATCACTTTCTGGTAGGTCTGTGCTCAATTCAGGTTTTACTTCTGGTAGTTCAGCTTTAGCTGAATGCACTACTGGCACTTTACCACTTTCCTCTGATACAGAACTGTCATCATCTTTCTTTGATGTACAACTAATTCTTGGTGCTTTTACTTCTGGAAAACTAATCTCAAATTTTGGCAGTTTGAACTTCCTCCCTTGTCCTTCAGTTTCAGTATCCTGAGCTCTGCCATACATGTTGGCAGACTGTCCATCTTCATTTATATCAGTGCCATTATCCATATTATCTTCTAAAATTTTGGTTTCCTGTACTGGAACATCTTTATTCTCAACTTCCCCTATTTTGGGGGTTTTgaatttgtgtttttcatgGATCTTTGTTTCTCCAGTATCCATTTTAGAGGAATCCTTCTTTGGTAATTCAGTACTAATATCTGTAGACTCAATATCAGATTTAGTTATTTCAAATCCTTGGATGGATATTTTTGGTTTCTTTGATTTCTTTTCATGACCTTTCTTGTCACCGTATTTTTTAGTTTTCGGCTTTTCAGGTTGGTTAAGGTCTGTGTCACTGACTACTTTTACTGTATTCTGTAGCTGTGATTCCTTTATGGCTTCCATCCCTGGTATTTCAATATCTTCCCGCTTTGGGAGCTTGAAGTTTATGTCTCTACATCTCCCATAATCTGTTATCTGTGAATGGTCTATTTTCATCAAAGCTGTTGATGTTTGCTCATCAATATAAGGTAGCTCAACTTTTGGCATCTTGATTGCTGTGCCCTTATCTACAGTATCAGAAGCTGGTGACTTTTCTTCACCTACTTTACTTTTAGGGTAACTCGTGCTACTGTCTGTACTTGTGATGGATGTTTTATGTGGAGATCCCCTAGGGGTCATCATAGACTTATCTGTCTTTAGTTCCATAATTGTAATTTCTCTTTGCACAAGAACGCCTGTTATGTCCCCCTCAGGCAGTTTAAAAGCAGGGAATTTGGAAACAGCCACTTTAACATCCTCAACATTGAACTCTTCTTCTGTTTGTAGATCCTGGATTTCTTTCTGCTTTGTAACATTTATAATTTTCTCAATTTTTGGAACCTTAATTTCAGGTGTCTGAAGATTgggttttgtttctttgttttccaTTCCTGGAATTTCAATATCTTCTCGTTTTGGTAGATgggttgtatttttttccaccGCTGTCATTTTGATTAGTTCATGGGTTACAAATCCAGTGTCATCTACCTTTGGCAATTTAAACTTTGATGCTGATCTTCTATCTAGATCTACTAGAATGAAATCAGTAGTTTCTGGTGGTAACTTGCAAGTTTTGATTTCTAAAGGTGAATATTCTTTGTCTCCAGCCAAATCAGTACTTCCAGGTTTTGGTTGGAAAGTAACAGTTGGTTTCTTTGTATCACTGATGCCATCAGACATTTTCCCCACTTGTGTTATCTCAGAAAAATCTGGTGAAATGAACTGAAGCCCATTGACTGTGCTCACAAAGTGGGTCTTTGATGTGGCCATGTCTGCCAATGGACCTCTGGTTCGAATCCCATAACTCTCATTTTCAAACACCTCCTTCCATTGCTTTTCATCACcaatccttggagatttttttgttaCTTCTACACATGTATCTAAATTTGGCATGCTAAGTTCTGCATTTCCagattccatttttttctcagAACTATCTTTTTCTGTTCCCTGTCTGTTGAGGTCATTGTCAAATTGAGATATTTCTGCCTCTGCCTGTGATAATAGAATATTGTCACAGGCTGATGGATCTGAAATTGTGTACAAAGCTTTGATAGTTTTTGCTTGGTTTTCTGTTCCAATATCAGGTTTTGCCTTCTGATGAATTCTGATGTTCATTTCTGAACTCTCTATTTTTCCTCCCTCTGCAAGAGTGACTG encodes:
- the LOC128605060 gene encoding neuroblast differentiation-associated protein AHNAK-like codes for the protein MLVSKEGVRAHITDTSTVTHERYIILIQREILVDNNSGAGRRLRGPEQEEEDDSVCEEPEILEKERPRPQGSSPVEEFPVEKQAEEDISDSAHKSGSNKKSRKAGFGSLFDKRTSDKMNETEDMQSDESEMIVKTVKEACVEGLVVTGGGKEGIFIKEVKLDSPASKHLSVKEGDQILSATVYFDNVSYEDALQILEHAQPYKMEFCLRRKVEPSIPENAEIIHTKEKEQGPPMMRSQRKMKKQQERISWPKFPSFGKGPRVQFKRSHSTSEAEEHRKLEMSPPTSDAESPLKCPDGKDKKKKHKVQLKMKMKGHRSKSVEEPQRNEQLVWENQQVEDILEEKVPERHEEQMQEIPQVLGGAENEVSSKTGTDDPFQSLSAMERHEAHLISLGNTLKTTDISVTLAEGGKIESSEMNIRIHQKAKPDIGTENQAKTIKALYTISDPSACDNILLSQAEAEISQFDNDLNRQGTEKDSSEKKMESGNAELSMPNLDTCVEVTKKSPRIGDEKQWKEVFENESYGIRTRGPLADMATSKTHFVSTVNGLQFISPDFSEITQVGKMSDGISDTKKPTVTFQPKPGSTDLAGDKEYSPLEIKTCKLPPETTDFILVDLDRRSASKFKLPKVDDTGFVTHELIKMTAVEKNTTHLPKREDIEIPGMENKETKPNLQTPEIKVPKIEKIINVTKQKEIQDLQTEEEFNVEDVKVAVSKFPAFKLPEGDITGVLVQREITIMELKTDKSMMTPRGSPHKTSITSTDSSTSYPKSKVGEEKSPASDTVDKGTAIKMPKVELPYIDEQTSTALMKIDHSQITDYGRCRDINFKLPKREDIEIPGMEAIKESQLQNTVKVVSDTDLNQPEKPKTKKYGDKKGHEKKSKKPKISIQGFEITKSDIESTDISTELPKKDSSKMDTGETKIHEKHKFKTPKIGEVENKDVPVQETKILEDNMDNGTDINEDGQSANMYGRAQDTETEGQGRKFKLPKFEISFPEVKAPRISCTSKKDDDSSVSEESGKVPVVHSAKAELPEVKPELSTDLPESDSEITEVKIKRPGFSFPRFGISKSEHTAPAADVSRTNVDMSLPEAQTVMEDTNTNIAISVKEGKQKDATKFGSPTRFKIPSIKFPSFGAKVTKAAMETSDVHVGVKRADTSLPDTELKLSAEPIIEPILVDIKEPDVDKQKKCVSMEFINMDIQNEAQVGKFKLPQFGISVPEIKGPKVDVSSDKAEIDISVPKAKVEVHPPDVELQGLRAEIKTDLPEIDSKDLEVKMKTPGFPFPTTGFSKSDVKASEGDVSLPNFDLSLHEGSIEIERPTTDVTISLEDGEQKDPLKFKLPSVTFPKFGAKGPKGTLEVSDVGVDVKGPEISLPDAEIKLSSEPLSVNIKGPGADKEMKSLSMEMKDQDIQIKEQGSTFKLPKFGISLPDVKGPKIDISSDKAEIDISVPKAKVGVHPPDVELQGLRAEIKADLPEVDSKDLEVKMKTPGFSFPRCGFSKTEVKALEGDVGLPNVDVSLPEGSIDIERPTTDVRIPMEEAEKKEPTKFKMPSINFPKFGTKGPKAAVELSDVNVDVKGPEISLPDAEIKLSAEPISVDIKGPDADKEMKSLSMDMKDQDIQIKEQGSTFKLPKFGINVPEIKGPKIDVSSDKAEIDISVPKAKVEVHPANVEVEGVTAEIKADLPEVDSKDLEVKMKTPGFSFPRLGFSKSEVKAPEGDVSLPNVDVALPEGSIEIERPTTDVTIPMEEAEQKGPSKFGSPTKFKMPSINFPKFGTKGPKATIEVSDVNVDVKGPEISLPDAEIKFSAEPISVDIKGPDADKEMKSPSMDMKDQDIQIKEQGSTFKLPKFGISVPEIKGPKIDVSSDKAKIDISVPKAKVEIHPPDVEVQKVTTEIKADLPEVDSKDLEVKMKTPGFSFPRIGFSKSEVKSPEGDLSLPNVDVPLPEGSINIERPTTDVTIPMEEAEQKGRSKFGSPTKFKLPSINFPKFGTKGAKATVELSDVNVDVKGPEISLPDAEIKLSAEPISVDIKGPDADKEMKSPSMDMKDQDIQIKEQGSKFKLPKFGISVPEIKGPKIDVSSDKAEIDISVPKAKVEIHPPDVEVQKVTTEIKADLPEVDSQDLEVKMKTPGFSFPRIGFSKSEVKSPEGDVSLPNVDVPLPEGSINIERPTTDVTVPMEEAEQKGRSKFGSPTKFKLPSINFPKFGTKGAKATVELSDVNVDVKGPEISLPDAEIKLSAEPISVDIKGPDADKEMKSPSMDMKDQDIQIKEQGSKFKLPKFGISVPEIKGPKIDVSSDKAEIDISVPKAKVEIHPPDVEVQKVTTEIKADLPEVDSQDLEVKMKTPGFSFPRIGFSKSEVKSPEGDVSLPNVDMPLPEGSINIERPTTDVTIPMEEAEQKGRSKFGSPTKFKLPSINFPKFGTKGAKATVELSDVNVDVKGPEISLPDAEIKLSAEPISVDIKGPDADKEMKSPSMDMKDQDIQIKEQGSKFKLPKFGISVPEIKGPKIDVSSDKAEIDISVPKAKVEVHPPDVEVEGVTAEIKADLPEVDSKDLEVKMKTPGFSFPRIGFSKSEVKAPEGDVSLPNVDVPLPEGSINIERPTTDVTIPMEEAEQKGRSKFGSPTKFKLPSINFPKFGTKDAKATVELSDVNVDVKGPGISLPDAEIKLSAEPISVDIKGPDADKEMKSLSMDMKDQDIQIKEQGSTFKLPKFGINVPEIKGPKIDVSSDKAEIDISVPKAKVEVHPPDVELEGVTAEIKADLPEVDSQDLEVKMKTPGFSFPRIGFSKSEVKAPEGDVSLPNVDVPLPEGSINIERPTTGVTIPMEEAEQKGRSKFGSPTKFKLPSINFPKFGTKDAKATVELSDVNVDVKGPEISLPDAEIKLSAEPISVDIKGPDADKEMKSLSMDMKDQDIQIKEQGSTFKLPKFGINVPEIKGPKIDVSSDKAEIDISVPKAKVEVHPPDVEVEGVTAEIKADLPEVDSKDLEVKMKTPGFSFPRIGFSKSEVKAPEGDVSLPNVDVPLPEGSIEIERPTTEVIIPMEDAEQKGRSKFGSPTKFKLPSINFPKFGTKGPKATVELSDVNVDIKGPEVSLPDAEIKLSAKPLSVDIKGPDADKEMKSLSMDMKDQDIEIKEQGRSIEIERPTTDVIIPMEDAEQKGRSKFGSPTKFKMPSINFPKFGTKGAKATVELSDVDVDVKGREIDLSLASPTKVKVKYSEPTPNAENMLQSSLK